A genomic stretch from Pieris napi chromosome 18, ilPieNapi1.2, whole genome shotgun sequence includes:
- the LOC125058280 gene encoding transmembrane emp24 domain-containing protein 5-like, with product MRYIFLTTIFSVVFAYEKDMTFTVQAGKQDCFYQKVLPNEIIDIEYQVIDASHGELDISFQLTDPVGMIIVADYKKPENAHRHTSVLEGDYRFCFDNTFSTFSEKTVFFDLMIDNEDSQSKDYDDDKEMELGNAAETYVMRVRDISESVTRVKDNVSAAKRLQELLSAHEARDRNLAEDMCDRVLKWSLVHIVFMSLIGVFQVYFVRSLFEDSSRSYKKFVPHL from the exons ATGCGTTATATCTTCCTAACTACTATTTTCAGTGTTGTGTTTGCGTATGAAAAAGATATGACTTTTACTGTACAAGCCGGTAAACAAGACTGTTTTTATCAAAAAGTACTTcctaatgaaataattgataTAGAATAtcag GTAATTGATGCGTCACACGGTGAGCTGGATATATCATTTCAGCTCACAGATCCTGTAGGAATGATTATTGTAGCTGATTATAAGAAGCCAGAGAACGCACACAGACATACATCTGTGCTGGAAGGGGATTATCGATTCTGCTTTGACAATACATTTAGTACTTTTAGTGAGAAGACT GTATTTTTCGATTTAATGATAGATAATGAAGATTCACAAAGCAAAGATTATGATGATGACAAGGAAATGGAATTAG GTAATGCAGCTGAGACATATGTTATGCGTGTAAGAGATATATCAGAGTCGGTCACACGTGTAAAGGATAATGTTTCAGCTGCCAAACGGTTGCAAGAGTTGCTGTCAGCCCACGAGGCAAGAGATAGGAATCTCGCCGAAGATATGTGTGATCG GGTGCTGAAGTGGTCGCTAGttcatattgtttttatgtcACTCATCGGGGTTTTCCAG GTGTACTTCGTAAGAAGTCTGTTCGAAGATTCAAGCAGgagttataaaaaatttgttcCTCACCTATAA
- the LOC125058279 gene encoding uncharacterized protein LOC125058279: MQPPIMAAMISVKISVALTFVLSVQVSCWTVDLAAMNELNLESVTDQSSENLGRDLEDVYTSSELEYQSYMEKRIHGVLNNGSIYLDGLRKSMAHYRERLDNCTNVPTTTQSSTWLPENDPAVPSEPDLCRSIMAASDQVTKLSELALWATNELRERKFADKDTAQQEEEELLMKLAWFLNQLAQLTGYMPDPSEYQSNTTESSTMQMEEMTTTTIPETTISLEIMQSVENGPPLPKRAPKLTNNIKKRSVDNEMTNFVKNYIKYKVWNTDNSDINIKSNSYEVKNEINTKSIQKRDVFAKKSIQLRPPTKKRNLKAKKIYVEKPKRHFFQKQHGGIAVKIIRIAVKPRLTKRSVYYENYGISRIPEDPMQDISYYIKNKPGTMYSPSVVQVANVYDSLMKHYNLATFEMIKRFGSNITLGMDNLTNGAVKSMADAQ, from the exons ATGCAGCCTCCAATAATGGCGGCAATGATATCTGTCAAAATTTCCGTGGCCTTGACATTTGTGTTGTCAGTGCAAGTGTCATGTTGGACAGTCGATTTGGCGGCAATGAACGAGTTGAATTTGGAATCGGTGACGGATCAGAGTTCTGAAAATCTAGGAAGGGATTTGGAGGACGTCTACACAAGCAGCGAACTTGAATATCAAAGTTATATGGAGAAACGG ATACATGGAGTTCTCAACAATGGCAGTATATACTTGGACGGGCTGCGGAAATCGATGGCGCATTATCGAGAGCGACTCGACAACTGTACCAACGTACCTACCACA aCCCAATCATCAACCTGGCTTCCAGAAAATGATCCAGCTGTACCATCAGAACCAGACCTCTGCAGGAGTATAATGGCAGCGAGTGATCAGGTCACAAAGTTGTCCGAATTGGCGCTTTGGGCCACCAATGAGCTGAGGGAACGGAAGTTTGCTGATAAG gaTACAGCTCAGCAAGAGGAAGAGGAGCTTCTGATGAAACTAGCCTGGTTTTTGAATCAACTGGCGCAGCTGACTGGCTATATGCCTGATCCCAGCGAATATCAATCTA aTACCACTGAATCGAGTACAATGCAAATGGAAGAAATGACAACAACTACAATCCCAGAGACAACAATCTCTCTAGAAATTATGCAGTCTGTGGAAAATGGTCCGCCATTGCCAAAACGCGCGCCAAAacttactaataatataaaaaaacggtCAGTAGACAATGAAATGACGAactttgttaaaaattacataaaatataaagtgtgGAATACTGATAACTCTGACATCAACATAAAATCCAACAGTTACGAAGTAAAAAACGAAATTAACACGAAATCAATACAAAAGCGTGACGTTTTCGCAAAAAAGTCCATACAACTGCGCCCGCCAACGaaaaaaaggaatttaaaaGCGAAAAAGATTTACGTAGAAAAGCCTAAGCGgcatttttttcaaaagcAACATGGTGGCATAGCTGTCAAAATAATACGGATTGCGGTAAAACCAAGGTTGACAAAGCGTTCGGTTTACTATGAAAATTACGGCATATCAAGAATACCCGAAGACCCAATGCAGGATATaagctattatattaaaaataaacccgGAACTATGTACAGCCCATCAGTGGTGCAAGTGGCCAATGTTTATGacagtttaatgaaacattataatttagcGACGTTTGAAATGATTAAACGATTTGGTTCTAACATTACTCTAGGCATGGACAATTTGACTAACGGTGCTGTCAAATCTATGGCTGACGctcaataa